The Algoriphagus halophilus sequence ATTGGGCATAGCAGCCAATGATTGTCACGTAAGAATTGGGAGAGATCTTTTTAGCCTCTTTTACTATCTTCTTACATTTTTTATCTGCATTCTCGGTTACCGAGCAGGTATTAATGATGAAAATGTCAGGATTATCCTGAAAATCCACCTTTAAATACCCTTTGTCTTCAAACTGTCTACTAATAGTAGACGTCTCCGAGAAGTTGAGTTTACATCCAAGTGTATAAAATGCTACCTTTTTCACAATTAATCTCCAGCTTATTTGAGAATGCAAAGGTAATTAAAGTCTACTTGTTTTCAATTTTCTAATTTCTGAACGGAAAATCACTTTTTTGAACGAAATGGTGTGAAAAAGACCATGTTTTTTTGATAAAACTGTAAATTTTTCAAAAAATGAGCTCAAATTTTGGTCATTTTCATTTTCGAGTCAGTATTTTTCTATTTTTGTGAGTATAATCTTAAACCACACTTTGTAGAAATGGCAACACTCAGACAACAAGCCTTGTCAATGGTGCAGGCTAGACAGCGATCTGCTGTAAAAGCACCATCTACCAAAATATCCGATTATTTTGGCGAAAATGTATTTGGAACTGCGCAAATGAAAGTGTCTTTAGCTCCATCCGTTTTCAAAAAGGTAATGGAAGCGATCGATAAAGGCTCAAAAATAGATGTTTCAACTGCTGAGGAAATCGCATCTGCAGTGAAAACTTGGGCTCTTGCGAAAGGAGTAACACATTATACTCACTGGTTCCAACCATTGACAGGTTCTACAGCTGAGAAGCATGATTCCTTTTTCGATGCGTTAGGCGGATTGGAAAAGTTCAAAGGTAGTGCCTTAGTTCAGCAAGAACCAGATGCTTCTTCTTTCCCAAATGGAGGAATCAGATCTACTTTTGAAGCAAGAGGATATACTGCTTGGGATCCTTCTTCTCCAATTTTTATTTTTGAAAACACACTTTGTATCCCAACTATCTTTGTTTCCTATACAGGAGAGGCGTTGGATTACAAAACTCCTTTATTAAAATCTATGGAAGCGATCAATGATGCTTCCGTGCAGATCTGCCAATTATTTGACAGGAATGTGAAGAAAGTATTTCCTTCTCTTGGAGTAGAGCAAGAATACTTTGTAGTAGACAAAGCATTGTTTGCTGCAAGACCAGATTTGGTAATGGCTGGTAGAACTGTTTTTGGTCATAGCCCTGCTAGAGGTCAGCAATTAGATGATCATTATTTCGGTACGATCCCTACCAGGGTGAAGGACTTTATGGTTGACTTTGAAATTGAGTCTCATAAGCTTGGTATTCCTGTAATGACTCGTCACAATGAAGTGGCTCCTGGTCAGTTTGAGGTAGCTCCTTTGTTTGAAGAGATCAATAAAGCGACTGATCACAACCAGTTATTGATGGATGTGATGGATAAAGTTGCTGAAAAGCATAATTTGAAGGTGTTGTTCCACGAGAAGCCATTTGCTGGTGTCAACGGTAGTGGAAAGCACAATAACTGGTCATTGATTACTGACACTGGAGTAAACTTGTTCCAGCCAAGTAGTTCTGCAAGAGAGAACCTTCAGTTCTTGACATTCTTGGTAGCGACTATCAAAGCAGTATATGATCATTCAGATTTATTAAGAGCTAGTATTGCTTCTGCAGGTAATGATTACCGATTGGGTGCCAACGAAGCGCCTCCTGCAATCATTTCTGTTTTCTTGGGTGCTACTCTTACGGAGGTATTGGATGAGCTTGAGAAAAACGGAAATATCAAAATCGAGAAAGGTGACAACATGTATATGAAGTTAGGTATCTCCAAGATTCCTGAAATCATACTTGACAACACTGATAGAAATAGAACTTCTCCATTTGCATTTACAGGAAACAAATTTGAGTTCCGTGCGGTAGGATCTCAAGCTAACGTAGCTGGTCCAATGACTGCTCTTAACGTAATCGTAGCAGATGTCTTGAAAGGTATGTATAAAGATATCGAGAAAGAGATGGCTGCTGGTAAGGAGAAGAAAATTGCTATTGTGAATGTATTGAGAAAATACATCAAGGATAGTAAGAAGGTAAGGTTTGAAGGTGATGGATACTCTGATGCTTGGGCTAAAGAAGCTGAAAAAAGAGGTTTATCTAACTTGAAGTCTACTCCAGTTGCACTTGACGTGTACCAGAAGAAAGCTACGAAAGAGCTATTCGAAAGACACAACGTCATGAATGAGATAGAACTTCATGCACGTCATGAGATCATGTTGGAGAACTTCATTATGAGAGTTCAGATCGAAGGAAGAGTAATGGGAGATTTGGCATTGAATCATATCATTCCAACGGCTATTCTATATCAAAATAAAATGATTGAAAATGCCAATGGTCTGAAAGGACTTGGTTTGGATCATACTGCTGCTGTTGCTACGATCAAAGAGGTTTCTAAGCACATTGAATCCTTGAAATCCAATATTACTGCAATGATTGAAGCTCGTAAGAAGCTCAACAAAGAAGAAGATATTGTGAAAATGGCGAAAGGCTATCAGACTGAAGTGAAAGAAGCTTATTTTGACAAAATCAGATATGCTGTTGATAAGCTGGAGTTATTGGTAGACGATGAGTCTTGGCCATTAGTGAAATATAGAGAAATGTTGTTTTTGAGATAAAATTAAACTCGAAAAGTACAAAAGCCTCTCATTCATTTGAGAGGCTTTTTTTATGCATTTACCTTTAGGAAAAATTTATTAACTCATGATCTAAAGAAGGAAATTTTATTTATAGCTATTAGTTCAAGAAGAAATATCGATTATTGGAAAGCAGGAATACTTAAAATAATTTAATTTTGAACTTACTTTTGTAAAAAAATTAAATAAATATCCTATTTCATTAAAAAATATTATCTAATTGTTTTGAATGGATTTTGAAATTTATAGATTTACCACACAGACTAGTGTATACTGAAAAGATTCTAAAGTTTCTCCTTGTCATTCGTCCGGAAACGAACTTTTAAGTAATCTTTAGTTATATAAGCCAAATAATTAGTAGGTATTCCCTGGTCTGTCTATTAACTCATTTATTTTCTAATCATTAATTAATTGCTATGAGAAAAGTTTTATCAATTGCTTTGACTCTGGTTATGATCTTTTGTGTCTCGGCTATGGCACAGGCTCAGAAAAGAGTTTTGAAAGGAGTTGTGACAGCTTCGCCGGATGGAGAACCCATGCCGGGTGTTACAATTCTGGACAAGACAAACCAGACGGGTACTACCACCAATATAGATGGTGAGTATTCTATTTCTGTGGGACCAAATTCAG is a genomic window containing:
- a CDS encoding glutamine synthetase III family protein, translating into MATLRQQALSMVQARQRSAVKAPSTKISDYFGENVFGTAQMKVSLAPSVFKKVMEAIDKGSKIDVSTAEEIASAVKTWALAKGVTHYTHWFQPLTGSTAEKHDSFFDALGGLEKFKGSALVQQEPDASSFPNGGIRSTFEARGYTAWDPSSPIFIFENTLCIPTIFVSYTGEALDYKTPLLKSMEAINDASVQICQLFDRNVKKVFPSLGVEQEYFVVDKALFAARPDLVMAGRTVFGHSPARGQQLDDHYFGTIPTRVKDFMVDFEIESHKLGIPVMTRHNEVAPGQFEVAPLFEEINKATDHNQLLMDVMDKVAEKHNLKVLFHEKPFAGVNGSGKHNNWSLITDTGVNLFQPSSSARENLQFLTFLVATIKAVYDHSDLLRASIASAGNDYRLGANEAPPAIISVFLGATLTEVLDELEKNGNIKIEKGDNMYMKLGISKIPEIILDNTDRNRTSPFAFTGNKFEFRAVGSQANVAGPMTALNVIVADVLKGMYKDIEKEMAAGKEKKIAIVNVLRKYIKDSKKVRFEGDGYSDAWAKEAEKRGLSNLKSTPVALDVYQKKATKELFERHNVMNEIELHARHEIMLENFIMRVQIEGRVMGDLALNHIIPTAILYQNKMIENANGLKGLGLDHTAAVATIKEVSKHIESLKSNITAMIEARKKLNKEEDIVKMAKGYQTEVKEAYFDKIRYAVDKLELLVDDESWPLVKYREMLFLR